A part of Streptomyces sp. NBC_01235 genomic DNA contains:
- a CDS encoding hydrolase — translation MVDIAEVTAAPSPDLLTPDNCAVLFVDHQPQMFFGTGSGDRTSIINSTLGLAKAARAFDVPVVLSTVAAESFSGPIMPQLAAVFPHQKIIDRSTMNAWEDLAFVEAVKATGRKKLVIAGLWTEVCVVLPALSALAQGYEVYVVTDASGGVSPQAHEHAVQRMIQGGAIPVTWVQVLLELQRDWARTETYAAVGDVVKEHGGAYGLGMVYAQAVIGAHAAG, via the coding sequence ATGGTCGACATCGCCGAGGTCACCGCGGCCCCCAGCCCCGACCTGCTGACCCCCGACAACTGCGCGGTGCTGTTCGTGGACCACCAGCCGCAGATGTTCTTCGGCACCGGCAGTGGTGACCGCACCTCGATCATCAACTCCACCCTGGGCCTGGCCAAGGCCGCCAGGGCGTTCGACGTCCCCGTCGTCCTGAGCACCGTGGCCGCCGAGTCGTTCTCCGGCCCGATCATGCCGCAGCTGGCAGCGGTCTTCCCCCACCAGAAGATCATCGACCGCAGCACGATGAACGCCTGGGAGGACCTCGCCTTCGTCGAGGCCGTCAAGGCCACCGGGCGCAAGAAGCTCGTCATCGCCGGTCTGTGGACCGAGGTCTGCGTCGTCCTGCCCGCGCTCTCCGCCCTCGCCCAGGGCTACGAGGTCTACGTGGTCACCGACGCGTCCGGCGGTGTCAGCCCGCAGGCCCACGAACACGCCGTCCAGCGCATGATCCAGGGCGGTGCCATTCCGGTGACCTGGGTGCAGGTGCTCCTGGAGCTCCAGCGCGACTGGGCCCGCACCGAGACGTACGCCGCCGTGGGCGACGTGGTCAAGGAGCACGGCGGCGCCTACGGCCTCGGGATGGTCTACGCACAGGCCGTCATCGGCGCCCACGCCGCCGGCTGA
- a CDS encoding DoxX family protein yields the protein MDAGLLILRLVVGLLIAGHGVQKVSFLLGGHGLAGGTEEFRRDGFRGGRLTALVAGGSQIGAGLFLTVGLLTPPAAMAAMGVMTVAGTVKWPKGLWVQNDGYEYPLVLVVVCAALALTGPGRWSLDNALGVTPWPVWVALAAIVAGPASGLLTRAVLHRAPTAVERKPYAQAAE from the coding sequence ATGGACGCTGGGCTGCTGATCCTCAGGCTGGTGGTGGGTCTCCTCATCGCCGGCCACGGAGTGCAGAAGGTGAGCTTCCTCCTCGGAGGCCATGGGTTGGCGGGCGGAACCGAGGAGTTCCGCCGTGACGGCTTCCGCGGCGGCCGTCTGACCGCGCTCGTCGCGGGAGGCAGTCAGATCGGGGCCGGCCTGTTCCTGACCGTCGGACTGCTGACACCGCCGGCCGCCATGGCCGCGATGGGCGTGATGACGGTCGCGGGCACCGTCAAGTGGCCCAAGGGTCTATGGGTGCAGAACGACGGCTACGAGTACCCCTTGGTCCTCGTCGTCGTCTGCGCCGCCTTGGCCCTCACCGGGCCCGGGCGGTGGTCCCTCGACAACGCACTGGGAGTCACGCCGTGGCCGGTGTGGGTCGCCCTCGCTGCGATCGTGGCCGGCCCGGCAAGCGGACTGCTCACCCGCGCGGTGCTGCACCGCGCGCCCACCGCAGTGGAAAGGAAGCCGTATGCGCAGGCTGCTGAGTGA
- a CDS encoding YoaK family protein codes for MRRLLSDAVRTLKPGDEDPHGPLPPLMLTLTVVTGLVDAVSYLVLGHVFVANMTGNVVFLGFALAGAQGLSALASVVSMTAFLVGALTGGRLGTRFATHRGYLLRTSTAVQTVLVAVAAAVAAAADGRVGTGVQYTLIVFLGLAMGLQNAVARRLGVPDLTTTVLTLTLTGLAADSTPAGGGAPRPGRRILSVLAMLLGALIGAQLLLHSHLVLTLVLTLLLLAVASVTIHRLSTADAAWARPQA; via the coding sequence ATGCGCAGGCTGCTGAGTGACGCCGTCCGCACTCTCAAGCCGGGCGACGAGGACCCTCACGGTCCGCTGCCTCCCCTCATGCTGACCCTGACCGTGGTCACCGGCCTGGTCGACGCGGTGAGCTATCTGGTCCTGGGCCATGTCTTCGTCGCCAACATGACCGGCAACGTGGTCTTCCTGGGGTTCGCGCTCGCGGGCGCCCAGGGCCTGTCCGCGCTCGCCTCAGTGGTCTCGATGACCGCGTTCCTCGTCGGCGCCCTCACAGGGGGCAGGCTCGGTACCCGGTTCGCCACCCACCGCGGGTACCTGCTGCGGACGTCGACTGCCGTTCAGACGGTCCTGGTCGCGGTCGCCGCGGCGGTCGCCGCGGCGGCGGACGGCCGGGTCGGCACCGGCGTCCAGTACACCTTGATCGTGTTCCTGGGGCTCGCCATGGGCCTGCAGAACGCGGTCGCCCGGCGCCTCGGTGTCCCGGACCTCACCACCACCGTGCTGACCCTGACCCTGACGGGGCTGGCCGCGGACTCCACCCCGGCCGGCGGCGGGGCACCACGGCCCGGCCGCCGGATCCTGTCCGTACTGGCCATGCTCCTCGGAGCCCTCATCGGTGCCCAACTCCTCCTGCACAGCCACCTCGTCCTCACCCTGGTCCTCACTCTGCTGCTCCTCGCGGTCGCCTCCGTGACCATCCACCGTCTTTCAACCGCCGACGCCGCCTGGGCCCGGCCGCAGGCCTGA
- a CDS encoding MFS transporter: MVSNIGSWMQTVGAQWLLIGDNAALVTLVQTASSLPIVLLALPSGVLADRFDRRTVLLAAQFTMLAVSCALTVLAFMDALTPVPLLALTFLLGCGTALMGPAWQAIQPELVERRRLPQAAALGAVNMNLARALGPALGGVVVAAAGAGWVFAFNAASYLGIAGALMLWRRPLATTGAADEKLLAALDAGRRYVWYAPGVRRVLLRTILFIPGGAALWSLLPVIASRSLGLGSDGYGLLLGAVGVGAVAGAFALPRVRRGLGANGTLAAGALVFACVLAVLATVRIPWLVAVALLPAGLAWIGVLSTLNAAVQTRLPGWVRARGLGVYLLVFQGGQALTAPLWGALADWLGLTAALLAGSVLMLVSAVSVRRWPLHDAAGVDPSLSDHWPTPPLVFEPGPADGPVLVSVAYRVAPENHALFTDAMGHVARSRRRTGALTWGLYQDGNDPERFIENYLVASWSEHLAQHHDRLTATDRRHEEQARRLLVPDTAPEVTHALDAASGPVVPHAGDAVSAQGFTRLPED; encoded by the coding sequence TTGGTCTCCAACATCGGCAGCTGGATGCAGACGGTCGGAGCCCAGTGGCTTCTGATCGGCGACAACGCGGCTCTGGTGACGCTCGTTCAGACGGCCTCCAGTCTTCCCATCGTGCTGCTGGCCCTGCCCTCCGGTGTGCTCGCCGACCGCTTCGACCGTCGTACGGTGCTGCTGGCCGCGCAGTTCACGATGCTCGCGGTCTCCTGTGCGCTGACGGTACTGGCCTTCATGGACGCCCTCACTCCGGTTCCGCTGCTCGCGCTCACCTTCCTTCTGGGCTGCGGCACCGCGCTGATGGGCCCGGCCTGGCAGGCGATCCAGCCGGAGCTGGTGGAACGCCGTCGGCTCCCCCAGGCGGCCGCGCTGGGCGCCGTGAACATGAACCTGGCCCGCGCCCTCGGACCCGCGCTCGGCGGGGTGGTGGTCGCGGCGGCGGGCGCGGGGTGGGTCTTCGCCTTCAACGCCGCCTCCTACCTCGGCATCGCGGGCGCCCTCATGCTGTGGCGCCGCCCCTTGGCCACCACCGGCGCCGCGGACGAGAAGCTGCTGGCCGCCCTGGACGCCGGTCGCCGCTATGTGTGGTACGCGCCGGGTGTCCGCCGAGTCCTTCTGCGCACGATTCTGTTCATCCCCGGCGGTGCCGCCCTGTGGTCACTGCTCCCGGTGATCGCGAGCCGCTCTCTCGGCCTCGGCTCGGACGGATACGGACTGCTCCTGGGCGCGGTCGGCGTGGGCGCCGTCGCGGGCGCCTTCGCGTTGCCGCGGGTCCGTCGCGGCCTCGGCGCCAACGGCACCCTCGCCGCAGGCGCCCTGGTCTTCGCCTGCGTCCTGGCAGTGCTGGCCACGGTACGGATTCCGTGGCTGGTGGCGGTCGCGCTGCTGCCCGCCGGTCTCGCCTGGATCGGCGTCCTGTCCACTCTCAACGCGGCCGTGCAGACACGTCTTCCGGGCTGGGTCAGGGCCCGCGGACTCGGCGTCTATCTCCTGGTCTTCCAGGGCGGTCAGGCCCTGACGGCACCCCTGTGGGGTGCCCTGGCCGACTGGCTGGGGCTCACCGCCGCCCTGCTGGCCGGCAGCGTCCTGATGCTGGTCAGCGCGGTCAGCGTGCGCCGGTGGCCGCTGCATGACGCCGCCGGCGTCGACCCGTCGTTGTCGGACCACTGGCCCACTCCGCCTCTGGTGTTCGAGCCCGGCCCGGCCGACGGCCCGGTGCTCGTCTCCGTCGCCTACCGGGTCGCCCCCGAGAACCACGCCCTCTTCACCGACGCCATGGGCCATGTCGCCCGTTCGCGACGGCGGACAGGAGCCCTCACCTGGGGCCTCTACCAGGACGGCAATGATCCGGAACGGTTCATCGAGAACTATCTGGTCGCGTCCTGGTCGGAACATCTCGCCCAGCACCACGACCGGCTCACGGCCACCGACCGCCGCCACGAGGAGCAGGCTCGCCGACTCCTCGTCCCGGACACCGCGCCAGAGGTGACCCATGCCCTCGACGCCGCGTCGGGACCCGTCGTACCGCATGCGGGCGACGCCGTCTCGGCCCAGGGGTTCACCCGCCTGCCGGAGGATTAG
- a CDS encoding GNAT family N-acetyltransferase, with protein MSQSFAAPVVERADARHRYEIFVDGERAGLTSYRDHDDQRVFYHTEIDEAHAGRGLAAQLVQQALTDVRHSGKRIVPVCPYVAKYLRKHDEFADITDPVTPDLLRWLDAELG; from the coding sequence ATGAGCCAGTCATTCGCCGCACCGGTCGTCGAGCGGGCCGACGCGAGGCACCGTTACGAGATCTTCGTCGACGGCGAGCGCGCAGGCCTGACCTCGTACCGCGACCATGACGACCAGCGCGTCTTCTACCATACGGAGATCGACGAGGCCCATGCCGGACGGGGCCTGGCCGCGCAACTGGTCCAGCAGGCGCTCACCGATGTGCGCCACTCGGGGAAGCGGATCGTCCCCGTGTGCCCGTACGTGGCCAAGTACCTTCGGAAGCACGACGAGTTCGCCGACATCACCGACCCGGTGACGCCCGACCTACTGCGGTGGCTGGACGCGGAACTGGGCTAG
- a CDS encoding IS110 family transposase: MPELWAGTDAGKAAHHCTVIDTDGTRRLSRRVDNDETALLKLIADVLELSDGDPVTWAIDLNAGGAALLIALLTDNGQQVLYIPGRTVHHASGSYRGDGKSDAKDAFVIADQARMRRDLEPLHRGDGIAVDLRILTSRRLDLAADRTRAINRLRAQMLEYFPALERAFDYKTSKAALVLLTHYQTPAALRRTGGNRLATWLKNRKVRNYQLIAATAVEAAEAQHTAVAGEKLAATMVARLAREVMALDEEIAETDALIEGRFRDHPHAEVILSMPGLGPVLGAEFIAHTGGDLSVFASADRLAGVAGLAPVPKDSGRISGNMRRPRRYCRRLLRVFYMSAMVAARSCPVSRAFYERKRAEGKGHKQAIIALARRRLNVLWALIRDGRPFELAAPQTPVELG, from the coding sequence GTGCCCGAACTGTGGGCTGGTACGGATGCGGGCAAAGCCGCGCATCACTGCACGGTGATCGACACCGACGGCACGCGGCGGCTGTCGCGGCGGGTGGACAACGACGAAACCGCGCTGCTCAAACTGATCGCTGATGTGCTGGAGTTGAGCGACGGCGATCCGGTGACCTGGGCGATCGACCTCAACGCCGGCGGGGCCGCGCTGCTGATCGCGCTGCTGACCGACAACGGCCAGCAGGTCCTCTACATCCCCGGCCGTACCGTCCACCACGCTTCCGGCTCCTACCGGGGCGACGGCAAGAGCGACGCCAAAGACGCCTTCGTCATCGCCGACCAGGCCCGCATGCGCCGCGATCTGGAGCCGCTGCACCGGGGCGACGGCATCGCCGTGGACCTGCGGATCCTCACCTCGCGGCGCCTGGACCTGGCCGCCGACCGCACCCGGGCGATCAACCGGCTGCGGGCCCAGATGCTGGAGTACTTCCCCGCCCTGGAACGCGCCTTCGACTACAAGACGTCCAAAGCGGCCCTGGTCCTGCTGACCCACTACCAGACGCCGGCCGCCCTCCGGCGGACCGGCGGAAACCGGCTCGCGACCTGGCTGAAGAACCGCAAGGTCCGCAACTACCAGCTCATCGCCGCCACCGCGGTGGAGGCCGCCGAGGCCCAGCACACCGCCGTCGCCGGGGAGAAGCTGGCCGCCACCATGGTGGCCAGGCTCGCGAGGGAGGTGATGGCCCTCGATGAGGAAATCGCCGAGACCGACGCCCTGATCGAGGGCCGGTTTCGCGACCACCCGCACGCCGAGGTCATCCTGAGCATGCCCGGCCTCGGCCCCGTCCTGGGCGCCGAGTTCATCGCCCACACCGGCGGCGACCTGAGCGTCTTCGCCAGCGCCGACCGCCTCGCCGGCGTCGCCGGCCTGGCCCCGGTCCCCAAGGACTCCGGGCGCATCAGCGGCAACATGCGCCGACCACGGCGCTACTGCCGCCGCCTGTTGCGGGTCTTCTACATGTCCGCCATGGTCGCCGCCCGCTCCTGCCCCGTCTCCAGAGCCTTCTACGAACGCAAGCGAGCCGAGGGCAAGGGCCACAAGCAGGCGATCATCGCCCTCGCGAGGCGCCGCCTGAACGTCCTGTGGGCCCTCATACGCGACGGCCGCCCCTTCGAGCTCGCAGCACCACAGACGCCCGTCGAGCTGGGCTGA
- a CDS encoding Dps family protein encodes MTTGSKPTSSQPWLHQKGAVIQEFGTVKQFPLGLSHDARMYSCQRLNKVLADTQILYGLYKKHHWLLRGATFYQLHLLLDKHAGEQLELVDTIAERVQTLGGVAVGDSRHVAEITSIPRPPDGVEEVPAMLSRLLEAHETILAQAHDAASRAAELGDDGTNDLLVSQVIRTGELQAWFLAEHLVDTPLVRT; translated from the coding sequence ATGACCACCGGTTCCAAGCCCACGAGCAGCCAACCGTGGCTGCATCAGAAGGGCGCGGTCATTCAGGAGTTCGGGACCGTCAAGCAGTTCCCGCTGGGGCTGTCGCACGACGCGCGCATGTACTCCTGCCAGCGCCTGAACAAGGTTCTCGCGGACACCCAGATCCTCTACGGCCTGTACAAGAAGCACCACTGGCTCCTGCGGGGCGCGACCTTCTACCAACTGCATCTCCTCCTGGACAAGCACGCGGGAGAACAGCTGGAACTCGTCGACACGATCGCCGAGCGGGTCCAGACCCTGGGCGGGGTCGCCGTGGGGGATTCCCGGCACGTCGCGGAGATCACGTCGATTCCGCGCCCGCCGGACGGCGTGGAGGAAGTCCCGGCCATGCTCTCGCGGTTGCTCGAGGCCCACGAGACCATCCTGGCGCAGGCCCACGACGCGGCTTCCCGGGCCGCCGAGCTGGGCGACGACGGCACCAATGACCTCCTGGTCTCCCAGGTGATCCGCACCGGCGAGCTGCAGGCCTGGTTCCTGGCCGAGCACCTGGTGGACACTCCCCTGGTCCGCACCTGA
- a CDS encoding carbohydrate ABC transporter permease, which translates to MKRAPSRGRPSTIVGIILLAVMLFPVYWMVNASLQPAGNTLQGGWFPLHPDFGGYATALRDQGRNLVTSLVVALGSVALSLGLAAPAAYALAHLRARGTTLVLFGVLITQMVPGIVVANALYNAYNDLGLLNSYLGLVLADSTAGVPFAIIILRSFMQAIPREIIEAARVDGAGRLRTFRSVVLPVSVNSLITAALFTFLFTWSDFLFALTLTTTETVRPITLGIYEYIGAHTDQWNAIMATAVLASAPAAVLLVVAQRYVTAGITGDAVK; encoded by the coding sequence GTGAAGCGCGCACCGAGCCGTGGCCGGCCGTCCACGATCGTCGGGATCATCCTGCTCGCGGTGATGCTGTTTCCCGTCTACTGGATGGTGAACGCCTCCCTGCAGCCGGCGGGCAACACACTCCAGGGAGGCTGGTTCCCCCTCCACCCCGACTTCGGCGGTTACGCCACGGCACTGCGCGACCAAGGACGCAACCTCGTCACCAGTCTCGTCGTGGCCCTCGGCAGCGTGGCGCTCAGCCTCGGGCTCGCCGCGCCCGCGGCCTACGCGCTGGCCCACCTCCGCGCCCGAGGAACCACCCTCGTACTCTTCGGCGTCCTGATCACACAGATGGTGCCGGGCATCGTCGTTGCCAACGCGCTCTACAACGCCTACAACGACCTGGGACTGCTGAACTCCTATCTCGGACTCGTCCTCGCCGACTCCACCGCCGGGGTCCCCTTCGCCATCATCATCCTGCGTTCGTTCATGCAGGCCATTCCCAGGGAGATCATCGAGGCCGCGCGCGTGGACGGCGCCGGGAGGCTGCGCACCTTCCGCTCCGTGGTGCTCCCGGTGAGCGTCAACTCGTTGATCACCGCCGCCCTCTTCACCTTCCTCTTCACCTGGAGCGACTTCCTCTTCGCCCTCACGCTCACTACCACGGAGACCGTCCGGCCGATCACCCTGGGCATCTACGAATACATCGGCGCTCACACCGACCAGTGGAACGCCATCATGGCCACCGCGGTTCTGGCGTCCGCCCCGGCGGCTGTGCTGCTCGTCGTCGCTCAGCGCTACGTCACCGCCGGGATCACCGGCGACGCCGTCAAGTGA
- a CDS encoding carbohydrate ABC transporter permease — protein sequence MRSRSRPVPDQSPILRVSTARARFWEPIAQWMFLVPAVTYLLLFFGYPLVKNVVMSFQQYTTTTFYTGAAPFVGLQNYAKILSSDLFSRTLLTTVLFTAGSIIGQFVLGLAFALFFHRRFPLGGVLRSLLLLPWLLPLVVSATTWRWMLDTDSGVVNDALRELPLLPSGIPWLTGTSEALVSVILVNIWVGIPFNTTILYTGLQDIPAHLYEAAKLDGAGPVALFRHVTWPLLRPVVNVVLVLGVVYTVKVLDLILVVTGGGPADATETLATQSYELSFQRFEFGRGAAMSNVLVAISIAFAFVYLRVHRRAQHT from the coding sequence ATGCGCAGCAGATCGCGACCGGTTCCTGACCAGTCCCCGATCCTCCGAGTGAGCACCGCACGGGCACGCTTCTGGGAGCCGATCGCCCAGTGGATGTTCCTCGTGCCCGCCGTGACGTACCTGCTGCTCTTCTTCGGCTACCCGCTCGTCAAGAACGTCGTGATGAGCTTCCAGCAGTACACGACCACGACGTTCTACACCGGTGCCGCGCCGTTCGTGGGGCTGCAGAACTACGCGAAGATCCTGTCGTCGGACCTGTTCTCCAGGACTCTGCTCACCACGGTCCTTTTCACCGCTGGTTCGATCATCGGGCAGTTCGTGCTCGGCCTGGCCTTCGCCCTGTTCTTCCACCGCCGCTTCCCGCTCGGCGGCGTTCTGCGCTCGCTCCTGCTGTTGCCGTGGCTGCTGCCGCTGGTCGTCTCCGCGACGACGTGGAGGTGGATGCTCGACACCGACAGCGGAGTCGTCAACGACGCGCTGCGCGAGCTCCCACTCCTGCCGTCCGGCATCCCCTGGCTCACCGGCACCTCGGAGGCGCTCGTGTCGGTGATCCTCGTCAACATCTGGGTGGGCATCCCCTTCAACACCACGATCCTCTACACCGGCCTGCAGGACATCCCGGCACATCTGTACGAGGCGGCGAAGCTGGACGGCGCCGGCCCGGTGGCCTTGTTCCGCCATGTCACCTGGCCGCTGCTGCGCCCCGTGGTGAACGTCGTCCTGGTGCTGGGGGTGGTCTACACGGTCAAAGTGCTGGACCTCATCCTCGTAGTGACGGGCGGAGGACCGGCTGACGCCACGGAGACCCTCGCCACCCAGTCCTACGAACTGTCCTTCCAGCGATTCGAGTTCGGGCGCGGCGCAGCGATGAGCAACGTACTCGTCGCCATCTCGATCGCGTTCGCCTTCGTCTATCTGCGCGTCCACAGGCGCGCCCAGCACACCTGA